A genomic region of Pradoshia eiseniae contains the following coding sequences:
- a CDS encoding ABC transporter permease subunit — MELLAIGFFIALAAAVGLVFLYTILSAKMQRVVKAILKMMESFPDVMIVLILQLTVIHIYRLTGFEITNLYALGDERVYVIPLVSLTVIPAIMIYKMMILSLDEEFEEMYVEYARAKGIGMRTILFKHMFRNIFFNILNHGKTILLFMLSTLFVVEGLSNINGFMMFIINDAIIEPGILILWALMLFIPFYIIFTISELYIAKTTGVFTS, encoded by the coding sequence ATGGAGTTATTAGCAATAGGTTTTTTCATTGCATTGGCAGCTGCGGTTGGTTTGGTGTTTTTATATACCATCCTGTCGGCAAAAATGCAAAGAGTGGTCAAAGCTATCCTGAAAATGATGGAGTCATTTCCAGATGTCATGATTGTCCTTATTCTTCAATTGACGGTCATACACATTTATAGACTGACAGGGTTCGAGATAACGAATTTATATGCACTTGGTGATGAACGTGTGTATGTTATTCCGCTGGTCAGTCTTACCGTTATTCCAGCAATCATGATTTATAAAATGATGATCTTGTCTTTAGATGAAGAATTTGAGGAAATGTATGTTGAGTATGCTCGTGCAAAAGGAATAGGAATGCGGACAATTTTGTTCAAACATATGTTCAGAAATATTTTTTTCAATATTTTGAATCACGGTAAAACCATTTTATTGTTTATGTTGTCTACTTTATTTGTTGTTGAAGGGCTTTCTAATATTAATGGCTTTATGATGTTCATTATAAATGATGCGATAATTGAGCCAGGTATCTTGATTTTGTGGGCGCTCATGTTGTTCATTCCCTTTTATATCATTTTTACAATATCCGAATTATACATAGCCAAAACAACGGGGGTATTCACCTCATGA
- a CDS encoding amidase, with protein MHVTDFSHYDGLGLAELVKTKQVSAKELLEDVQELSNRLNPDLNAIIRTRFERAFDEASEIKGLEKPFSGVPILLKDLSQAIAGEKITAGTRMLKDRQALMDSHFVAKIREAGFLIAGQTSSPEFGLKNVTEPSLYGPARNPWNLAHSPGGSSGGASAVVAAGIVPIAGASDGGGSIRIPASFTGLVGLKPTRGRTPVGPGVGRQWHGAAGDFVLTKTVRDSAAMLDALQVIQPEAAFNVPLFEGSYLTDAIHHQRKFRIAYSVQSPVGTPVSADAAQAVHKLVKWLEEQGHYIEEKVPEIDGIRLMENYYIMNCGEMASDIQSIEESIGRKVTSEDIELVSWVLKTAGEQVSAIQFTRSIAEWDMAAAQMAHFNRTYDLYITPATAYTAPRVGELTHTAKEEVELRHIHEVSPAEQLKMVYDMFLPSLTYTPFTQWANIIGQPAISLPVHLADDGLPLGVQIMAPKGREDWLLGLAAQLEQSPLWVGLNALQQNS; from the coding sequence ATGCATGTAACTGATTTTTCCCATTATGATGGGTTGGGATTGGCTGAGCTGGTGAAAACGAAACAGGTCAGCGCAAAGGAATTACTGGAGGATGTCCAGGAACTGTCAAATCGATTGAATCCGGATTTAAATGCCATCATTCGAACGAGGTTCGAACGCGCTTTTGATGAAGCAAGTGAGATAAAGGGCTTGGAGAAGCCCTTTAGTGGCGTTCCCATTCTCTTGAAGGATCTTTCCCAAGCGATTGCGGGAGAGAAAATCACGGCGGGAACTAGAATGTTGAAGGACCGGCAAGCTTTAATGGATTCTCATTTTGTCGCGAAAATTCGTGAGGCTGGATTTTTAATTGCCGGCCAAACAAGCTCTCCGGAATTCGGTTTGAAGAATGTCACAGAACCCTCCCTGTACGGGCCTGCCCGCAATCCTTGGAATTTGGCTCATTCGCCAGGAGGCTCAAGCGGTGGCGCATCGGCTGTAGTTGCTGCCGGTATTGTCCCGATTGCTGGGGCGAGTGATGGAGGAGGCTCGATACGGATTCCCGCTTCCTTCACTGGGCTGGTTGGTTTGAAGCCGACAAGAGGCCGGACCCCGGTAGGACCAGGGGTTGGCCGGCAATGGCATGGAGCAGCAGGGGATTTCGTGCTCACCAAAACCGTCAGGGACAGTGCGGCCATGCTTGATGCTCTGCAAGTCATTCAGCCGGAAGCGGCCTTTAATGTCCCGCTATTTGAGGGAAGTTATTTAACAGACGCTATACATCATCAACGGAAATTCCGGATTGCTTACTCCGTGCAATCACCTGTTGGAACCCCAGTTTCAGCTGATGCAGCGCAAGCCGTTCATAAATTGGTAAAATGGCTGGAGGAACAAGGACATTATATAGAAGAAAAAGTGCCTGAAATAGATGGAATTAGGCTGATGGAGAATTACTACATCATGAATTGCGGGGAAATGGCCTCAGACATTCAATCGATTGAGGAATCAATCGGCCGGAAAGTAACTAGCGAGGACATTGAGCTTGTCTCCTGGGTACTGAAGACTGCGGGAGAGCAGGTATCAGCCATTCAGTTTACAAGAAGCATCGCTGAATGGGACATGGCGGCCGCCCAGATGGCTCACTTTAACCGGACATATGACTTGTACATTACCCCGGCCACAGCCTATACCGCACCACGGGTAGGTGAATTGACGCACACGGCAAAAGAGGAAGTCGAATTACGGCATATTCATGAAGTGTCACCAGCAGAACAGCTGAAAATGGTCTATGATATGTTTCTTCCAAGCCTGACCTACACACCATTCACCCAATGGGCCAACATCATTGGGCAGCCGGCAATCAGCCTGCCCGTTCACCTGGCAGACGATGGCCTGCCACTCGGTGTCCAGATTATGGCGCCAAAAGGAAGAGAAGATTGGCTATTGGGATTAGCCGCACAGCTGGAACAGTCGCCGCTTTGGGTAGGACTGAACGCATTACAGCAGAATAGTTGA
- a CDS encoding LCP family glycopolymer transferase yields MKKRRRKRKKNWKRIIGVLMLLMIMAGCTYGVSFYQSITGAVDTMYEEKEQTDMREEEISLEELEPFSVLLLGVDERQGDTGRSDSIMVLAVNPEKESVEMVSIPRDTRTEIAGKGITSKINHAYAYGGVETATDTVEQFLDIPIDYFVQINMESFKGIVDALGGVTVMNYEEFTHGGTHFAEGEIKLNGKEALAFSRMRYEDARGDFGRQTRQREVLEAIIDKGASFSTLTKYRDILETLGDNIRTNLTFNQMLDIQKNYRSAAQAIEQIEMESTSEKIYDEQYGKELYFEIISDEEKLKVQEKLKEQLEL; encoded by the coding sequence ATGAAGAAGAGAAGGAGAAAGAGAAAGAAGAATTGGAAGCGAATCATAGGTGTGCTGATGCTCCTGATGATCATGGCAGGATGCACCTATGGTGTTTCATTCTATCAATCTATAACTGGTGCGGTAGATACGATGTATGAAGAAAAAGAACAGACAGACATGCGTGAGGAAGAAATCTCTCTTGAGGAGCTTGAACCATTCTCCGTTTTATTATTGGGCGTTGATGAAAGGCAAGGCGATACTGGGCGTTCTGATAGCATCATGGTTCTCGCGGTCAATCCAGAGAAGGAATCCGTTGAAATGGTTAGTATTCCAAGGGATACCCGGACCGAGATTGCAGGCAAGGGCATCACCTCAAAGATCAATCATGCTTATGCCTATGGCGGTGTGGAAACAGCTACGGATACCGTTGAGCAATTTCTTGATATTCCAATTGATTATTTCGTCCAAATCAATATGGAGAGCTTCAAGGGAATTGTTGATGCCCTTGGCGGCGTAACGGTCATGAACTATGAGGAATTTACGCATGGAGGAACCCATTTTGCTGAAGGAGAAATCAAGTTAAACGGCAAGGAGGCCTTGGCTTTCTCGAGGATGAGATATGAGGATGCCCGCGGTGATTTTGGCCGTCAAACAAGGCAGAGAGAAGTGCTTGAGGCCATTATCGATAAAGGTGCCAGCTTCTCTACATTGACGAAGTATCGAGATATACTTGAGACCCTTGGCGATAATATTAGAACGAATTTGACCTTTAACCAAATGCTTGATATTCAGAAAAACTATCGCTCAGCGGCCCAAGCCATCGAGCAAATCGAGATGGAAAGTACGAGTGAAAAAATATATGATGAACAATATGGAAAAGAATTGTACTTTGAGATAATATCAGATGAAGAAAAATTAAAGGTACAGGAGAAGCTCAAGGAACAATTAGAATTGTAG
- a CDS encoding histidine phosphatase family protein has product MKHIYLMRHCQAEGQDAACRLTVKGKKQSIELARFFRGIPLDRLISSPYKRALDSCRQIAEEKQIVLEEDIRLSERVLAGQDLPNWLQLLEESFLDLDKKLEGGESGAEAGARGLEVIEEALSGPGTHIGIMTHGNLLTLMLQQLNPEYGFSAWKSMTNPDVYHVRINQGQCQIDRIWNV; this is encoded by the coding sequence ATGAAGCATATTTATTTGATGAGGCATTGCCAGGCAGAGGGGCAGGATGCTGCGTGCCGGCTGACAGTTAAGGGGAAGAAACAGTCCATAGAATTGGCACGTTTTTTTCGAGGAATCCCTCTTGATCGCTTAATATCAAGTCCTTATAAACGGGCACTGGACTCCTGCCGTCAAATTGCTGAGGAGAAGCAAATTGTCTTAGAAGAGGACATACGTCTTTCTGAACGAGTTCTTGCAGGTCAAGACCTGCCGAATTGGCTTCAGCTTCTTGAAGAATCCTTTCTTGACCTCGATAAAAAGCTTGAAGGCGGGGAATCAGGGGCAGAGGCAGGCGCTAGGGGGCTTGAGGTCATTGAAGAGGCGCTAAGCGGTCCAGGCACTCATATCGGCATCATGACACATGGGAACCTGCTGACCTTAATGCTTCAGCAATTGAACCCTGAATATGGCTTTTCCGCATGGAAAAGCATGACAAACCCGGATGTCTATCATGTGAGAATCAATCAAGGGCAATGTCAAATTGACCGTATATGGAATGTATGA
- a CDS encoding acylphosphatase — protein MKQYHLIVSGLVQGVGFRYYTERIALSMQIKGWVRNLPDDTVEIVAQGTESALLAFIKEVKNSPGFSRVDDVKIHEQPPENFTAFKIK, from the coding sequence ATGAAGCAATATCATTTAATCGTATCCGGCCTTGTTCAAGGAGTCGGCTTCAGGTATTATACAGAACGAATTGCCTTATCTATGCAAATAAAGGGCTGGGTTAGAAATCTGCCCGATGACACGGTCGAGATCGTTGCTCAAGGAACTGAAAGCGCTTTATTAGCATTTATAAAGGAGGTTAAGAACAGTCCAGGATTCAGCCGTGTGGATGATGTAAAAATCCACGAACAGCCGCCCGAAAATTTCACAGCTTTTAAGATTAAGTAA
- a CDS encoding C40 family peptidase, translating into MKKKVLSVTATAVLSSVLFANSASAAVVTVVKGDTLSQLAVKYNTTVSAIKKENNLTSDMIYIGQTLNIGESSSASASTQKYTVKSGDSLWKIATKYNTTVSNLKSWNNLKSDTIYPGQVLIVSKSGSTGSGSSTSTSTEAQRMVATAKSLIGSPYVWGGTTPSGFDCSGFIYYIVKKERSDFTRTNVAGYYSSMKKVSSPAVGDFVFFETYTSGASHMGIYIGNNKFIHAGSSGVKEASLDTSYWSSRYLGARSL; encoded by the coding sequence ATGAAAAAGAAAGTATTATCTGTTACGGCAACGGCTGTATTGTCTTCCGTTCTTTTTGCCAATTCCGCTTCTGCCGCTGTTGTGACGGTTGTTAAAGGAGATACATTGTCCCAATTAGCCGTTAAATATAATACAACTGTATCAGCTATCAAAAAAGAGAATAACCTGACATCTGACATGATTTACATAGGTCAGACATTGAATATCGGCGAATCATCTTCAGCTTCTGCTTCTACTCAAAAGTACACAGTGAAGTCCGGGGATTCTTTATGGAAAATCGCTACTAAATACAATACAACTGTTTCCAACCTTAAGTCTTGGAATAATTTGAAGAGTGATACCATTTATCCAGGTCAAGTACTAATCGTGAGCAAATCCGGCTCAACTGGGTCTGGCTCAAGCACTTCTACTTCAACTGAAGCACAACGCATGGTCGCTACAGCGAAAAGCTTGATTGGCTCACCATACGTTTGGGGCGGCACTACGCCTAGCGGCTTTGATTGCAGCGGCTTCATCTATTATATTGTGAAGAAGGAGCGCAGTGATTTCACGCGCACGAATGTGGCTGGCTATTACTCATCCATGAAAAAAGTCAGCAGCCCGGCTGTCGGCGATTTCGTCTTCTTTGAAACCTACACGTCTGGCGCTTCCCATATGGGTATTTATATTGGCAACAATAAATTTATCCACGCAGGCTCCAGCGGTGTTAAGGAAGCGAGCCTTGACACTTCATACTGGTCTTCAAGATACCTAGGCGCACGCAGTCTATAA
- a CDS encoding ChaB family protein, protein MPYDSKKDLPEAVKDSLPSHAQEIFKEAFNSASEEYDEEETAFKVAWSAVKKKYEKNDDGDWVEKE, encoded by the coding sequence ATGCCATATGATTCCAAAAAGGATCTGCCTGAAGCTGTAAAAGATTCTCTGCCAAGTCATGCACAGGAAATATTTAAAGAAGCCTTTAATTCAGCCTCCGAGGAATATGATGAAGAAGAAACAGCCTTTAAGGTGGCATGGAGTGCTGTTAAAAAGAAATATGAGAAAAATGATGACGGTGATTGGGTTGAGAAAGAGTAA